From one Solanum stenotomum isolate F172 chromosome 12, ASM1918654v1, whole genome shotgun sequence genomic stretch:
- the LOC125847767 gene encoding protein SRG1-like, giving the protein MESTPVAKMNFGKSLLVPSVQELAKQHLTNVPARYVRPEQESPVTYAGASVPVIDLQKLISGDSMDSELQKLHSACQQWGFLQVINHGVTPSILEDFKREVIDLFKLPMEEKKKLWQQEDSFEGFGNSFVVSEEQKLDWNDMFGIMTLPLRIRKVDLFQKLPSNLRGIIEAYSNEIKSLAMIIVCQLAKALRIDENEMRELFSDGMQSMRMNYYPPCPEPHKTIGFSPHSDADALTILFQLDETEGLQVRKDDIWVPIKPLPNALIVNIGDMMEIVSNGVYKSIEHRAIVNSNKERLSVATFSTFNLDSELGPAHSLIGPNNPPIFRRVVVQKYLQDFFARKLDGKSYLDVMKVEARNGES; this is encoded by the exons ATGGAATCAACGCCGGTGGCAAAAATGAACTTTGGAAAATCTCTGTTAGTTCCAAGTGTTCAAGAGCTTGCCAAACAGCACCTAACCAATGTTCCGGCCAGGTATGTCCGCCCAGAACAAGAATCTCCGGTCACTTACGCCGGAGCATCGGTCCCAGTTATCGATCTTCAAAAGTTGATTTCAGGGGATTCCATGGATTCTGAGCTGCAAAAGCTTCACTCGGCTTGTCAACAATGGGGTTTCCTCCAG GTTATAAACCATGGAGTGACACCTTCGATCCTGGAGGATTTCAAGAGAGAGGTTATTGATTTGTTCAAACTTCCAatggaagaaaagaagaaactaTGGCAACAAGAAGACAGCTTTGAAGGTTTTGGGAATTCATTCGTTGTATCGGAGGAGCAGAAACTTGATTGGAATGACATGTTTGGCATAATGACTCTTCCTCTTCGTATCCGGAAAGTGGACTTGTTTCAGAAGTTGCCCTCGAATCTCAG GGGCATTATAGAAGCATACTCGAATGAAATCAAGAGCCTAGCAATGATCATCGTATGTCAATTGGCAAAGGCTTTAAGGATAGATGAAAATGAAATGAGAGAGCTATTCAGTGATGGTATGCAGTCAATGAGGATGAATTATTATCCACCTTGCCCTGAGCCACACAAAACCATTGGCTTTAGTCCTCATTCTGATGCTGATGCCCTCACCATCCTTTTCCAGCTCGATGAAACTGAAGGTCTCCAAGTTCGAAAAGACGATATTTGGGTGCCTATAAAGCCCCTCCCAAATGCTTTGATTGTCAATATTGGCGATATGATGGAG ATAGTGAGCAATGGTGTTTATAAGAGCATTGAGCACAGAGCAATTGTAAACTCAAACAAAGAGAGACTCTCTGTTGCAACATTCTCTACCTTCAACCTTGATTCCGAATTAGGACCTGCACACAGCCTCATTGGACCAAATAATCCTCCTATTTTCCGAAGAGTTGTCGTGCAAAAATATTTACAGGATTTTTTTGCACGAAAACTTGACGGAAAATCTTACCTTGATGTCATGAAGGTAGAGGCGAGGAATGGAGAATCCTAG
- the LOC125847769 gene encoding protein SRG1-like encodes MESTPGKLNFGNSLLVPSVQELAKQYLTNIPDRYVRPQQESPVISSGVSVPVIDLQKLISGDSMDSELQKLHSACQQWGFLQVINHGVTPSLLEEFKREVTELFKLPMEEKKKLWQQKGSFEGFGHMFVVSEEQKLDWSDMFGIITLPPHIRKVDLFQKLPSKLRDIMEAYSKEIKNLSMIIVCQLAKALRMNEKEMRDLFSDGMQSMRMNYYPPCPEPDRAIGLSPHSDADALTILFQLNETEGLQVRKDDIWVPINPLPNALIVNIGDMMEIVSNGVYRSIEHRATVNSNEERLSVATFYNINLESELGPAHSLIGPHNPPIFRRVSVHKYLQDFFARKIDGKSYLDFMKVEARDDES; translated from the exons ATGGAGTCAACGCCGGGAAAATTGAACTTTGGAAATTCTCTGTTAGTACCAAGTGTTCAAGAGCTTGCCAAACAGTACCTAACCAATATTCCGGACAGGTATGTCCGCCCACAACAAGAATCTCCGGTCATATCTTCGGGAGTGTCGGTTCCAGTTATCGATCTTCAAAAGTTGATTTCAGGGGATTCCATGGATTCTGAGCTGCAAAAGCTTCACTCTGCTTGCCAACAATGGGGTTTCCTACAG GTTATAAACCATGGAGTGACACCTTCGTTATTGGAGGAGTTCAAGAGAGAGGTTACTGAATTGTTCAAACTTCCCatggaagaaaagaagaaactatggcaacagaaaggCAGCTTTGAAGGTTTCGGGCATATGTTTGTTGTATCGGAGGAGCAGAAGCTTGATTGGAGTGACATGTTTGGCATAATAACTCTTCCTCCTCATATCCGCAAAGTGGACTTGTTTCAGAAGTTGCCCTCGAAGCTCAG GGACATCATGGAAGCATACTCAAAAGAAATCAAGAACCTATCAATGATCATCGTATGTCAATTGGCCAAGGCTTTAAGgatgaatgaaaaagaaatgcgAGATCTATTCAGTGATGGTATGCAGTCAATGAGGATGAATTATTATCCGCCTTGTCCTGAGCCAGACAGGGCAATTGGCTTAAGCCCTCATTCTGATGCGGATGCCCTCACCATCCTCTTCCAGCTCAATGAAACTGAAGGTCTCCAAGTCAGAAAAGACGATATTTGGGTGCCTATAAATCCCCTCCCAAATGCTTTGATTGTCAATATTGGCGATATGATGGAG ATAGTGAGCAATGGTGTCTATAGAAGCATTGAGCATAGAGCAACTGTAAACTCAAATGAAGAACGGCTCTCTGTTGCGACATTCTATAACATCAACCTTGAATCCGAGTTAGGACCTGCACACAGCCTCATTGGACCACATAATCCTCCCATTTTCCGAAGAGTTTCTGTGCACAAATATTTACAGGACTTTTTTGCACGAAAAATTGATGGAAAATCGTACCTTGATTTCATGAAGGTCGAGGCAAGGGATGATGAATCATAG
- the LOC125847272 gene encoding protein SRG1-like: protein MIIIRQLGKALRMDEKEMRDLSNDGMQLIRMNYYPPCHEPDKTIGVSPHSDTDALTILLQLNETDGLQVRKDHIWVPIKPLPNAFIILSNGVYRSIEHRAVVNAKQERLSLATFYILTLSLNWDLHTASLDQIILQFSQDST, encoded by the exons ATGATTATCATACGACAATTGGGGAAGGCTTTAAGGATGGATGAAAAGGAAATGAGAGATCTATCCAATGATGGTATGCAGCTAATAAGGATGAATTATTATCCTCCTTGTCACGAGCCAGACAAAACCATTGGCGTAAGTCCTCATTCTGATACTGATGCCCTCACCATCCTTCTTCAGCTCAACGAAACTGATGGTCTCCAAGTCCGAAAAGACCATATTTGGGTGCCTATAAAGCCCCTCCCAAATGCTTTCATT ATATTGAGCAACGGTGTTTATAGAAGCATTGAGCACAGAGCAGTTGTAAACGCAAAGCAAGAGAGGCTATCTCTTGCAACATTCTATATCTTAACCCTGTCTCTGAATTGGGACCTGCACACAGCCTCATTAGACCAAATAATCCTCCAATTTTCCCAAGATTCCACCTAG
- the LOC125847274 gene encoding uncharacterized protein LOC125847274, which produces MANFVEITDKEAPILSVKTSPSLEMTNLQAWNICNDIVTLWILNSLSKKIADSVIYSKTVKEIWISLEHRFGQSNGAKLYHIQKELSRLIQGTSNIAGYFTKLKRLWDELDSLNTNVKCNCDENQRESYINSTVSPDSYVFMVENSHQYRVSKHD; this is translated from the exons ATGGcgaattttgttgaaattacaGATAAAGAAGCTCCGATTTTATCAGTGAAAACTTCTCCATCTTTAGAGATGACAA ATTTACAAGCTTGGAATATATGCAATGACATAGTGACCTTGTGGATCTTGAATTCATTGTCAAAGAAAATCGCAGACAGTGTGATTTACTCGAAAACTGTGAAAGAGATATGGATAAGCTTGGAACACAGATTTGGTCAGTCTAATGGTGCAAAGTTGTATCACATACAAAAGGAGCTCAGCAGGTTAATTCAAGGCACATCTAACATTGCAGGATACTTCACCAAATTAAAAAGATTATGGGATGAACTGGATTCTCTTAATACTAATGTCAAGTGCAACTGT GATGAAAACCAAAGAGAATCTTATATAAATTCCACTGTTAGTCCTGATTCATATGTCTTTATGGTTGAAAATTCACATCAATATAGAGTCTCTAAACATGATTAG
- the LOC125847273 gene encoding protein SRG1-like has product MESTPAKLNLGKSLLVPSVQELAEQHLTNIPDRYLRPEQETPVISAGAEVPVIDLQKLISGDSMDSELQKLHSACQQWGFLQVINHGVTPSLLEDFKREVIELFSLPMEEKKKLWKQEDNLEGFGHAFVVSEEQKIDL; this is encoded by the exons ATGGAGTCAACACCGGCAAAATTGAACCTTGGTAAATCACTGTTAGTTCCAAGTGTTCAAGAGCTTGCCGAACAGCACCTAACCAATATTCCGGACAGGTATCTCCGCCCCGAGCAAGAAACTCCGGTCATTTCCGCCGGAGCGGAGGTTCCAGTTATCGATCTTCAAAAGTTGATTTCAGGTGATTCCATGGATTCTGAGCTGCAAAAGCTTCACTCGGCTTGCCAACAATGGGGTTTCCTACAG GTTATAAACCATGGAGTGACACCTTCGTTACTGGAGGACTTCAAGAGAGAGGTTATTGAATTGTTCAGTCTTCCAatggaagaaaagaagaaactaTGGAAACAGGAAGACAACTTGGAAGGTTTCGGGCATGCATTCGTTGTCTCAGAGGAGCAAAAGATTgatttgtaa
- the LOC125847770 gene encoding codeine O-demethylase-like: MESTPTKLNFGKSLLVPSVQELAKQHLTNIPARYVHPEEESPVISAGASVPVIDVQKLRSRDFMDSELQKLHSACQQWGFLQVINHGVTPSLLEDFKREVIELFKLPIEEKKKLWQQEDSFEGFGNAFVVSEEQKLDWSDMFAIMTLPPYIRKEDLFQNLPSKLRDIMEAYSKEMKNLARIIVCQLAKALRMDEEEMRDLFSDGMQSMRMNYYPPCPEPDRAIGLSSHSDPDALTILFQLNETEGLQVRKDDVWVHIEPLPNALIVNIGDMMEIVSNGVYRSIEHRAIVNSNEERLSVATFYSINFESELGPAHSLIGPHNPPIFRRVSVHKYLQDFFARKLNGKSYLDYMKVEVKDDES; encoded by the exons ATGGAGTCAACGCCAACAAAATTGAACTTCGGAAAATCTCTGTTAGTACCAAGTGTTCAAGAGCTTGCCAAACAGCACCTAACCAATATTCCGGCCAGGTATGTCCACCCAGAGGAAGAATCTCCGGTCATATCCGCCGGAGCGTCGGTTCCAGTTATCGATGTTCAAAAGTTGAGATCAAGGGATTTCATGGATTCTGAACTGCAAAAGCTTCACTCTGCTTGCCAACAATGGGGTTTCCTCCAG GTTATAAACCATGGAGTGACACCTTCATTACTGGAGGACTTCAAGAGAGAGGTTATTGAATTGTTCAAACTTCCAAtcgaagaaaagaagaaactaTGGCAACAGGAAGACAGCTTTGAAGGTTTCGGGAATGCATTCGTTGTATCAGAGGAGCAGAAGCTTGATTGGAGTGACATGTTTGCCATAATGACTCTTCCTCCTTATATCCGCAAAGAAGACTTGTTTCAGAATTTGCCTTCAAAGCTCAG GGACATCATGGAAGCATACTCCAAAGAAATGAAAAACCTAGCAAGGATCATCGTATGCCAATTGGCAAAGGCTTTAAGGATGGATGAAGAGGAAATGAGAGATCTATTCAGTGATGGTATGCAGTCAATGAGGATGAATTATTATCCGCCTTGCCCTGAGCCAGACAGGGCAATTGGCTTAAGCTCTCATTCTGATCCTGATGCCCTCACCATCCTTTTCCAGCTGAACGAAACTGAAGGTCTCCAAGTTCGAAAAGACGATGTTTGGGTGCATATAGAGCCCCTCCCAAATGCTTTGATTGTGAATATAGGCGATATGATGGAG ATAGTGAGCAATGGTGTTTATAGAAGCATTGAGCACAGAGCAATTGTAAACTCAAATGAAGAACGGCTCTCTGTTGCGACATTCTATTCTATCAACTTTGAATCCGAATTAGGACCTGCACACAGTCTCATTGGACCACATAATCCTCCCATTTTCCGAAGAGTTTCTGTGCATAAATATTTACAAGACTTTTTTGCACGAAAACTCAATGGAaaatcataccttgattacatgAAGGTAGAGGTGAAGGATGACGAATCCTAG